DNA from Podospora pseudopauciseta strain CBS 411.78 chromosome 5 map unlocalized CBS411.78m_5, whole genome shotgun sequence:
TGACCCGTTTCACCAGCTCGGCGGCCAATTGAATGTTGACCTTGCCGCAGCCCGCAAGTCTAAACTCCATGTTGGACACACAGCTGCTCACGTGACAGCCTGCCCAGCTCATGCAGAAGAGTGGTACCTGGCATGTTATCTCCAGCCGCCTTCCTTCCAACGATTCACATCATCGCCACCTTATCATTGTCTCAAACCACCGCGGTCTTTACCATAACCGCATACAATCATGGAATCCGACTCACATGTAGAAGTTGTTGAACGCTCCTGGCTTCTTTTGGGCCAAGAAAATCCTGCATTGCCATCACAACAAGGAGGAGCCACAGGGCAACCAGAGTCGATCGGAGTAACCCCAACTGGCAGAATGATATGGTTGAACTTTGACGCTCATCGACACTCAGCCGAGCACTACATGGAAAGATACTACGAGCACCACAGCAGACTGGATATGAACCAGCCGATCACAGATCTGGGTAAGCCGACATTGTCAACATGCGTATTTGGTATCCCTGAACTAATTAGGAGCAGAAGCGGCTCTCGACGCGGCTGTCCCTGGATCTGAACACAGCGAGCACCTCTTTGGACTCAAGGTCTGTCTCGATAAGGTCATTCACGATGTGTACCTGATGGAGGAACTCCTTACCTATGTTCAGGAGGTAAGGAAAGAGACTGATCGTCCGAAACAATCTGGTATCCCGGGTGTTGCCGCCGCAGGAAGGTATGTCTCTTTCCATCTTTTTCCTGTGCTATATCAGCCAACATGAACCTACCTAGCCttgccaccatcaccgcctccgcGGCCCTTCTCCCGGCGAAGATTGCCACCTGGGTTGCCTTGTCTTCCGTTGGAGTCGCCGTATCTACCGTGATGGTAGGATGGGCGATATGGCCAAGGGACATCAACAGACATTACGAAACTCTTCAAGACCAGATACAGGCCTTCAGACTTGCGGTGGAACGTTTCGACCAAGCAGAGATCAacaaacagcagcagcgtgtGCTGAGGGGCAACACATATGCGCATCTAAGGTCAGACCTTATGTTTCACTGGCCCAATAATGACAACGTATACACATGATACGTAGAGATATGGACGCCAAGCATGTAACAAAGCGCTCCTGGGAGGAGTCCAATTATACAGCAGCTCATAGTTGCATCGTCCAAGCATGAAATGCTTCCAGGTTCTTCGCGCTGTTGCAATGCCACTCGGTTACCCTTGAACCCCTTTTTTCATAATCTGCTTGCTTGCATTGAGTTCACTTACCCCAATGTCCCCGCATGGAACGACACGGCCCTGACCCAACCATGATTCCCCAACATTCTGCATCTGCCGATTAGCCCGTTGTCAATAGTACCATTCGGATATTCAACCAAAGCCAGACGAGTTGGGGTCAGCCGTGTGAACTGCTTGCCGTTCTCCGAGACCCCTCACTAAGATCCACCACTGTTGTGATTGGACCCTCCGGATTGCAATGCAGATACATAACTCGAATGACATCCACCTCACTCACCATCCATTATCCAATAATCTCGCAAAGACCCCCAATCACAGAGAAATCTAACTGACCATGGAGCAAGAATTCGCGGAACTCAAGAAGCAGGTCGAAACGCTGCAGAAGGAGCTCAGCCGGGTTTCAGGCAAGTTTGTTATCAGGTCTTGATAAAAGGCTACACACTAACCAAAGTTCCCTCCAGACGAGGCCGAAGTCCGCAAAACCCACTTCAAGTATGGCTACTATCTCGACAAGTGTCTCTACAACGAGGTAAGTCACTCTCGTTCATTCATCTCTCTCCTCAAGGTTGCCAACACCCCAAAAGGTAGTTGATATGTTCTCCGACCACCCCGACGCCTACGTCGAGTTTCTCGGCGGCCGCTACCGCGGCAAAGCCGGCATCGCCCGCCTCTACCAGGGCCGTTTCCAGCAATCCTTTGTCAAGGGCCGCAACGGCCCAGTCGAAGGCTGGCTATTGGACCACCTCATGATGCAAGAGATTGTCGACGTCGACTCCACTGGGAAACACGCCTGGTGTCGGATGCGTGCACTCATGCAAGCTGGCACACATGAGTCGATTGAGGAGTATTACCCGTTAGTGTCACCGCAAAAGGCCGGCTAGAGAGAAGATACTGACAAATAGACAGCCGCGGGCATCGTCaatggtgggaggggggtctCTACGAGAACGAGTACATCAAGGAGGATGGAGTGTGGAAGCTGTTTAGGTACCGGTACTTCCCCTTTTGGCATGCGGAGCACGAGAAGGGGTGGAGCCACACGAAGAAAGAGTACATCCCTTTTGCGAGGTCCACATTTCCTGAGAACCCTGATGGGCCGGATGAGCTCGTCGAGCAGAGGAGCTTGTGGCCGGACACACGGGTGGTCCCCTTCCATTACCCAAATCCCGTAACTGGGAAAAGGGTGAAGCCTGATGATCTCAGGGCCCCGCGGTATGGGGAGCCGGTGGAGACGAGTGAGCCTGCGCTGGTGTTGGATCTGCCGAAGGATcagaagagagagggggcggaggtgaGGGAACCcaaggtgggggagaaggtctTGCCTGAGCTGGTCCAATTCAAGGCAGAATAAAGCAGCTTGCTTTCAGGGGCTGTTTTTAGGGGTGTTTGCTTTAGCTGCACAATTGACATTTTGATTTGAGCACATCTTGACAAATGTTTTGCTTCCGTGTCTTTTGTCTCTTTGAGTGTATGTTTATCTGACACTGACAAGGCCTGACAGTTGCCGAGTTGGGGTCAAGCTACCCCCCTTCTGATCCCCCGCACGTACCTAGCTTACCCGGGGACCCTTTGCCGGGAAGAATAATCCCCCACCTGGATCTCGGAACCATCCGATCTACCGTCGGAGGTTTAATTTGGACGATTTGAGGGTGTCGCCACTTTCGTGATGGTTTGCGGGGTTGAGCCCACCCCTGAAGATCCGCACAGTGGATCTGGAACAGCAACACTTCTTCTATCCACCCTCCCCTAGTCTTCTTCTCACTCATCGCAACAAgcaaaaagtaaacaaaccaCTTCAGGAAAAAATGGCACACATCTTCCACCTTGCCCCCCACATCGACACCTCCCCAAACTACAGCAACAATGAGCTCACCTCCCCAGAAAAGGTCGCCTTCCCTAAAACAGACGCCTTCCGGTCTATGAACGCCCCCTCGAGGTTCGAAGGCTCCGTCTTCAACCTCGAAGTCACCGGCACCATCCCACCCGACATCTCCGGCACGTTTTACCGCGTTCAGCCTGACCACCGCTTTCCCCCTTTGTACGAAGACGACATCCATTTCAACGGCGACGGCTCCGTAACCGCCATCCGCATCGCGAACGGCCACGCCGACTTCCAGCAAAAGTATGTCGAGACCGATCGATACAAACACGAGACCGCCGCGAGGAGGTCGCTGTTTGGGAAGTACCGCAACCCCTACACAGACAATGAATCTGTCAAGGGCGTCATCCGCACCGCTTCAAACACCAATATCGTATTCTGGAGGGGGATGCTGCTTGCCATGAAGGAGGATGGGCCCCCCTTCGCGATGGACCCCGACACACTCGAGACGTTGGGACGGTATGACTTTGAAGGGCAAATCCTTTCCCCTACTTTTTGTGCGCATCCAAAGTTTGACCCTGACACGGGGGAGATGGTCTGCTTTGCTTATGaatgtggtggtgacggggcGGATTGCGGGGTTGATGTGGCTGTTTGGACGGTGGATATGGATGGGAAGAAGACGCAGGAGGGGTGGTATAAAGCCCCGTTTGCGGGTATGATTCATGATGCTGGGTTGACGAAGAATTATCTCGTTTTAGCGTTGACCCCGATCAAGATGAAGTTGGAGAGACTGAAGCAGGGAAAGAATAAATTTGCGTGGGACCCGGAGGAGGATCAGTGGTATGCCGTGGTCCCGAGGAGGGGGACTGGGGATCCTGGAGAGATTACCTGGTTTAGAGGTGACAACGGTATGTGCTTGCTCTCTGGAGCTTCACAGTCTCTGAGGATAACTGCTAACAAGGTCAAGCTTTCCATGGACATGTTGCCGGCGCGTATGAGCTAGCCTCAGGAGAAATAGTCTTTGACTTGACGGTTGCCGATGGAAAcgttttcttcttcttcccaccaGACAAGAACGTCACACCCTCCGCGGACAGCATTGCGAAGAGAAACAAGCTCAGCTCGCCAACCACGCGATGGATCTTTGATCCCAAGGCCAAAAAGTCGGCTATCCGGACACCTGAGGCAGGGGATTCTGACGTTTGGGTGGCGGATGAGCGTGTCAAACCAGCGGTTGTTTGGCTGACCAACGGGGAGTTCTCACGAATCGATGATCGGTATGTAACCAAGCCCTACCGTCACTTCTGGCAAGCCGTCGTAGATCCGACAAGACCGTACGACTTTGCCAAGTTGGGACCGCCTGCCGGCGGGTTGTTCAATTCTCTGGGCCACTACACATGGGGACCCGAGCATTACCACACCggctcaacaacatcatctgTGACAAACGGAGAGaccaagaaagaaaaggctgGCCTGGAGGACGTGTACTTTCCTGGGCCAACCATGACCTTCCAAGAGCCGACCTTCATCCCaaaggaagaaggggcaGAAGGCGAGGGATACCTCATCGCGCTGCTGAATCACTTGGATGTGCTGAGAAATGATGTTTTGATCTTTGACGCACAGAACTTGAGCCAAGGTCCGCTTGCAGTGATTCACCTGCCGTTGAAGCTCAAATTGGGGTTGCATGGTAACTGGGTCGATAACAAGGACATCGAGGAGTGGAAGGCAAGGAGAGAGGCAACTGGCGATGTTGGGCCTGTGAAGGTGGCTAGTGAACCACTACCATGGCAGAAGAAGTTCCAGTCAGGGCGGGCAAATGGCCAAGAGAGgagcttttaaataaagggAGGAGATAATGATGTTGAACTGGGCTACTTCTACAGCTTCTCCTGATGGCGGAGTAGATACCCATTCACTTCTGATAATTCTGATGATGATTTTGAGTTAGAGCAACAAGATAGTAGGCATCTCCAGCGTTCTAAGACGCTTAATTGTGCAGCTGCCCCTGTGAGAATTGAGCATTCGCACAGGATGACAAACCGTGCAAAAGGCGATCTACATAACCTGGTAGTGAGTTGGAGACAATACATTACACACAGCCATCTTACCTtaacaaacaaacaaataaataaaaaaggttcTACTAATAGGGGCGCGTCACCTCCAAGATGAACAATGACGTCTCCCACATGTGTTGTCCTCCTTTGTGAACGCTCATAAACTTTCCAACATCAGTACACCCGTGGCAACAACAATATTCCCCTAACACCCCAGCCATTTACCAACTTGGTCCTTACACACCTCCCACGCCAACAGGAGGAGGCGACGATTCGCCAAGTTCTTCAATCTCCGCCTTATCTCAGCTTCCTGACCCTTCCGCTCACACACTCCTGCCACCGACACCGACATCAGCGCCTGGGAACGCAAGCCCCGTGTTTTTGCGCTTGCTGGCGACGGCGATGTGTTGAGCTGGGATGGCGTCCATGCCCCGCGTCTTTGATTTTTTGCCAGCGTTGGCATCTCCATTCCCAACATCGGCCAGGTCCCGTTTGCGCTTCCCAGTTGCCACTTGAACTTGGCGACTATGACCTTGAGCCTTGAGCTCTTGACCAGTGACTTTCCCATCCTTGCCAGCATCGCCCGTGTTGGTTGGGATACTGCCGCAGTTGATGGCGTTGGCACTAACGCTGACATCACTAATTTCGACCTTGACGATGTCCCCGGCGACACCACTGTCCTTGTTGCCACCAAGACCAGGCTTAATACCAGCACTGCTATCCAGAGGAACGAAGATGCAGTTCTCGATGATCCAGTCTTCATACCGCTTGCCCGTTTCATGAAGAAACTCACTCTCGGCAGCCTGTTCCGacatctcatcatccacgTCCCTCATCATTTGCGGCATGTTTCTAGTCATCTTCCAAACTTCCATTTTGGCGTTGGCCACCTGTTTTCTAGCCCTGCTCAGCTCGATtgcctctgcctcttctTTTGAAATGGCATTGACTCAATTCTTCGATGATATGGTTGAAGACGGGCCGGTTGTCGTGTTTGGGACGGCTGGCGCCACAGCACTGCCCACTATCACGTTAGGCATGTTAGTAGGGTGTGCCATCGCTGCCACCTAGGCATAAGTCAAACGCTGTTGAGTTGAGAGCGGTGGCAATGACGGTCCGGGCACACTGAATGTGAACGCAGGGCCAGTGTCTGATGAGGCCGGACCAATGGTGGCGGATGGGACCGTTGAGGGTGGCGTGGGGAACTTATAGCGACGGTCGTCGTCTGCATCGAAGAGGTGCTTGACTTCCGTTGTAGGGGTTTGAGACTGGGGGACCAGTGAGGATTCTCTGACCATCTACCTGGTACATGCTCTCCTCTGGCCAGTGTCTGATTTTGACTAGCAAACCTGTCGGCGGTGTCGTGGGGCTCATTTGGTGCCCGGGCAGCCAAACATACTTGCAGCTGATAAAAACACCCGGGACAACTGGGACTCTCTCAGCGCCCTTTCTTTGTCATGAATGTCCTGGATCAATCATGTTTCCAGCGGCCCTCTGAGTTTGTCCTTGCCCAGCACCTTGTTGAGAGCGTTTAGGCAATCTGTGTGGACGATGACGCTGGCAGCAAGTGGTCTCTCAATGGTAGCCAATGTCCCAAGTCTTCTGACAATGGTCTGAACCTCAAATATGGCCAACATCAATGTCACTAACATGGCCACAAGCTCGGTGTACTCAGGTGAGAATGTCGGTCCCAACTTCCACCCACCAGCAACGTGTTGGGCGGGTTTGTAAACGCTGGTTATGTCATGCCGTTTTGTAGGCTATGCCAATTCCTCCAAGGCTATACCTGCCAGCGTAACGCGCGATAGATCCGTCACAAAAGAATGCCAATTGAATGCACAACGGCGAGGGTACATGGACCGAAGCCCTGTGGGCAGCCTCTAAGGCGTCCTTGTGTTCTTGCCACGTTGGTTCGGTGCCTGTGAACACGAAAATGTCTCTTGCGGTGTCATTATCCTCAGTTCCAGTCGTCTGTTAGGCGGTGGTATGGTTGGCAGCATCATCTTGCATGGCGGCAAGGGCAGTGGCATCGAGAACTGCTAATTCTTATTATTAGGACATCAGAAAGCGTATTGTGACTGGGAGCATGGTGCAGACTCCGGCAGTATGACATACCAATCACAGTTGTACTCGTGTCGGCTACGGTGGTGGCGACCACCTCTGGGTTTGGCAAGGAAGCGGGGGGAGTCGTAGTCGGGGTGGGCTCCGGATTCTGGACGGCGAGGCTGCCTGTCGTGCTGGCTTGGTCTTCGACAAACATGGTCAGCGAAGGTATCCCTTACTTCTCATGGCAAAGAACCCTTACTCACCGCCTGGCTGCGCCTGTTGCGCTTTGATCTTCCTCCTTTTGTCATGATTCTTCGACTTTCGGAGCCaccttgttgctgttgttggcagGGATCGCAGTCGAAGATTTTGCTTCAAGACGGAAAGTGGTCGGAAAATACTGGGACAAAGCTCCTGTCTCTCCATGGGGTGgtgtacctacctacccttAAACATTTTCGGGAGGGTGCATTTCGCCAACGTGCCTGATGGGGGTCAGGATAAGGGAGCTCAAATGCAGCTGATAGCAGAGCAACCTGTACCAACGGCATTTCTCACCGCCCGGAGCAGCTGGTGTCAACACCGTCCCCCGCCAGAGGTGTCCTGAATACTAGAGCGCACTGGAATTAGGCTCTTGGCCCCAACCTGACAGGGGGCCATCAAGACCACTCAGCAGGTTGATTCTGACGCCACCTAGCCTTTACACTTCTGGACCAGATGCCTCTAACCTCGGGAGTCCCCGAGTCATTAAAATCGCCCGTTGAGATGGATCTGACGAACACCATGGTTTCTTGAGAACAACAATCCACTTGAATGTTGGAAATACAGTTGAGAGCGACGGTCCTAGCATTGAAAACAGTCAAAATGTTAGAGTCTATGTGGGCGGCTAAACCCCGGCGCTCATCGCCATTCCTCCCCTTTTCTGCTCCACCCCGGActccaccatcaaccacgTCTCTCCGAAAGAAATCCCCTCAGAAtcagaaaagaagaaggctggttGACATCTTGTTCAGGTAAATAGAGCAATTTTCACTACTAGACAGGAAGGACCATCCGACTCATAGAAAAGGGCTGCCTAGTACAACCACTTGATCAGACTCAATCTTTGTGAACCTTGTTACAGATGTCCCCAAAAACGTCCAGGGCATGCTGATACCCCCCGATAACCTCCCTGAGTCTTTTATCGAGGTCTCTTCCCAGAGGCAACATTcgttccttttcttttccaaaacccaccccctcaccaacaatAACATCATAGACTGCCTTGGCAGCTTTCTTTGAATCACCATCTGCCACAGTGGCCAACTTGCCTCCAGCCAGGGTCTTGGTAATTTGGTCGGCCACTGACCCAACATACTCAGTAGGCACACCCCCCTGCCGATATTGTCTTGCAGCCCTGGCGTTGTCGCCTATAGATGTATGATCAAAAGCTCCCAACTGAACCGTCAATACTCTAACACCTAACGGCGCAACCTCTGTAGCGAGAACCTTGGAGAATCCTGTTGTGGCAATCAGCTTGCTTTCGTTCGTACCTTCATTGCACCTGGTATAGTTTCACCATCCAGCGCCGCCTTAGCAGCTGCATAGCCAGCCATGCTCTCTCTTCCTTCCAACCCAGCCCCACTACTCATATTCACAATCACACCCTTCTTCCGCTGTCTCATGAACGGAAGAACAAGCCGTGCAAGACGAGTGGGACCAAAGTACATTGTGTCCATCATCTCTTTCAACTCGTCTTCTTCCAGCAGCTCCGCAGGGCCAAGGATGCAGAAGCCAGCATTGTTGACCAGTACATCAATGGCGGTACCGTTGGAGGTTTCCAGGTCGTTGATGAGCTCGTGGCATCTCACTGGGTCGTCGACATCGAGTTCCAGCCACTGACGGGTCCCGGCACCGGGGTGGGAAAGAATCTCGTCGACGACTTCGCAAGTTCTCGAGGGAGAACGGGAGGTGGCGATGAGGTTGTGGCCTTGGTCAAGGACAAGCCTGGAGAGCAGAAGACCAAAACCTGAGGAACAACCAGTGATCAGGAAGGTCAAAGGTTGTTGCGGAGAGCTGGTCATCGTTGAGGCCGTTATCGCTGAGTGAATGAAAGCAGCCGCTGCCCACAATGCGCGGGGGCGAGGGTCCAAACCCTTTTCTGTTCTTAACTTTTTCACCCCTTGGCGGACTTAGCCGGTGATGACCTTCTTATATCCGGATGAACTTTTCTTGCTGTCGATTTTCAGATCAGCTTTTCAATGCCCTTCTCTCGCGCGATTGGGTATGGTGGGGCGGTTAGGAGTTATTGCCGAAGACAAATGCGAGACGATGCGAAAGGTGGCACAGTGCCATTCAGAGTCGCGCGGCTTGACATCATATCATCCACCCATCTCACTTGGGAAGCCATATCCATACACAGGAAGGTATGGAATTGATGTAAAGGCAAAAGGAAAGCCATAATATCTACAATACAATGGCTATCTGAAACCGTTACTAAGCCATTAAAAGACTTCTTGAGTGCCTGaagcgaaaaaaaaaccccggGTACAGAAAGGAGAATAGCCGTGGTGAGATTCAAACTCGCAACTTTCCAAGCACAATTACTTTAGTCATGCTAGAGCAAATGCCGTAGCTCAGAATGCTATACCACTTGACCACCATACCACTTGACCATCGAGCCATTTCTCCTATTGTTAGTTGTTTGCCAGGGTTTGTTTATTAAGCCCAGCCTGCTTTCGAGAATAAACCCAGTTTGGAGAGGGGAGCAGCGCTGGTGAGAGACTTTACGCCTTCAAACTGCGACCGGGAATACCCATCGGCTTGATTACCTGTAGACATAGCACTTAAGACTGCCAGTGTGCGCCTGTACCTATTATTAGATAGATTCGCGACACCCGCTTCGCGGGGGGCCGCTTTCGGCGAAAAACGCAACAATAACACCAACATGCTCTCGGGAATAGAGCTATAAATGAAAGAAAAGATGAATGGTAACTATAGGTTAAGAGGAATGAAATACTATAGGGGAGTTATTATTGGAACTGCTTTCAAATAATACATATGTTCTTTTtggaataaaaaaaaagaaaacgacCACTCAACCGGCGACCCTTGCACAGTGATGCTGCTCAAATTGAGGCTCGCAACCATTTCATACTCAGGATCACTAGTGAACCTCTTTCTTCGCACTGGCATTTCCAAACGTAACATGGGGTACATTCAAAGCTCGCATTAActctcatcaccatcgccgcccaGATACCTATCTACAAGCCACTACAAAGAAATCACCTTCGGAAACATTTGTATACAGGTCCCCCGATTAAtgtcctcccccaacccagccgacATCCACATCTGCTGCCCGCACCACAAAATGTTTTTCCGCCCAGCAACCGAGAGGGTCAACTCGCCCGTCAACGAGTTGATACATCCCTTGATCTTTGAAATGGCAGCTCCGCCTGCAATCTGCGCATCCACCGACGTAGCAATGTTGATCTGCGGCCAGTTGCTCCCTGGAGACGCCGTGCTCATGTACGCCTTGTAGGAATAAGTGTAAGGAGGGACGTTGTACGCCAGACCGAGGTAGCCATTCTGATCGATCGACcatatatatttattttgAACGCTGGCGGCTGTGGTGCTGCTAGATCCTTGCCAGATGATGCCGCCAGTGAggccgttgaggaggttggcgtAGATGTAGTATACGGGAGTGGTGCCTGCCTCGAGAGCAAAGGCTTTGAAGACTTGGGGGCCGGGCTTGCAGCTTGCTTGTGGGGAGACGGTCTCGACGACGGTTTGGGTGATTGTGACGGTCGAGGGGGTGTCTACtgtcaaggtggaggagacaGTGTCGGTGACCAGCGCGGTGCTTGTCTCGGTGTCGGTCACGGTGGTGACGGCGGACTCAACGACGGTGGTGGTAATGGAGATCGTGGTGGGAACGGAGATGATGGCCGCTGTGTCGGTGAAAGTGGAGGTCAGAGTGGTGGCTGACGGGCCttcggcggtgatggtggttgccGCAACGCCTGCGCATTTGCACGCCTTGACGTACTTCTCCCACGAAGGGCAGTTTGCCGTGGCATATGAGGGCATGGAGGGAGACAGCTCGGTCTCGGCAGCACGAGCATAGATGCGAGTCGACGCCGGAGCGACCGTGGTGGTTAAGGTCTGAAGGCTGGTGTCGGTTGCCACAACGGTTTGGGTGACGGTGACCACAACCGTCTCGGTGTCGGCCGTTGTGGTAATACCAACGGTTTGCAGTTCTGTCTCTGTTACAAGAATGGATGTCACCAATTCAGTGAAAACGACCGTCTCAACCCAGCTCATTGTAGGAACTTCGGTCACCGTTTCGGTCACTGTGCTGGCCTCTGGCGTGATGGTGACAGCAAGAAGCGACAAGCAATCCTGCGGGCCATCGAACAGAGGATTGGTGATGTCTTGCAAACATTTGTTTGACCGACAGCATCCAGCAGATGTTAGCTGCAGCCAGCCGAAAGCCGATAAGAGGGCAACTCCCTGCTTCATGGTTGCTGTCGTTGCGGCAAAGTAAACGAATGACTTGAGTGAGAATGCTGGCAAAAGAGTGTGAGAGATGGTCGAgggccatcaagaagaaaagggacAGTCGGCTCTTTAAAACCCCATTCTCCGGGCCCCGACTGCATGGTTGGATTTGACCCCTATCAAGTTGAAGTCAAGAACATTGTTTGGCGATCTAGAACGTGGCGTGGCTCAATTATTGCTGGGGTCTAATTTCCCGGGACGGGGCTGGAAGGCTCAATAGCGCTTTTTGGCATCCCAAAACGGTTAGTTGATGCCGTTGTCGTGTCGTCCAACAAAGCTGAAGACCTGAAGCCCTGCTGTATTATCTCCACTTTTATTTTCAGCTGTCGAAGTCCTTTGCAACGTGGTATGGGCCAACAACATTGATGCTGCAGCCTTGCTTggttgtttcttttttctcagCCGAATTGTTCC
Protein-coding regions in this window:
- a CDS encoding uncharacterized protein (EggNog:ENOG503NVSD; COG:Q) translates to MTSSPQQPLTFLITGCSSGFGLLLSRLVLDQGHNLIATSRSPSRTCEVVDEILSHPGAGTRQWLELDVDDPVRCHELINDLETSNGTAIDVLVNNAGFCILGPAELLEEDELKEMMDTMYFGPTRLARLVLPFMRQRKKGVIVNMSSGAGLEGRESMAGYAAAKAALDGFSKVLATEVAPLGVRVLTVQLGAFDHTSIGDNARAARQYRQGGVPTEYVGSVADQITKTLAGGKLATVADGDSKKAAKAVYDVIVGEGVGFGKEKERMLPLGRDLDKRLREVIGGYQHALDVFGDICNKVHKD
- a CDS encoding uncharacterized protein (COG:S; EggNog:ENOG503P17C), whose amino-acid sequence is MEQEFAELKKQVETLQKELSRVSDEAEVRKTHFKYGYYLDKCLYNEVVDMFSDHPDAYVEFLGGRYRGKAGIARLYQGRFQQSFVKGRNGPVEGWLLDHLMMQEIVDVDSTGKHAWCRMRALMQAGTHESIEEYYPRGHRQWWEGGLYENEYIKEDGVWKLFRYRYFPFWHAEHEKGWSHTKKEYIPFARSTFPENPDGPDELVEQRSLWPDTRVVPFHYPNPVTGKRVKPDDLRAPRYGEPVETSEPALVLDLPKDQKREGAEVREPKVGEKVLPELVQFKAE
- a CDS encoding uncharacterized protein (COG:S; EggNog:ENOG503PFBH), whose amino-acid sequence is MKQGVALLSAFGWLQLTSAGCCRSNKCLQDITNPLFDGPQDCLSLLAVTITPEASTVTETVTEVPTMSWVETVVFTELVTSILVTETELQTVGITTTADTETVVVTVTQTVVATDTSLQTLTTTVAPASTRIYARAAETELSPSMPSYATANCPSWEKYVKACKCAGVAATTITAEGPSATTLTSTFTDTAAIISVPTTISITTTVVESAVTTVTDTETSTALVTDTVSSTLTVDTPSTVTITQTVVETVSPQASCKPGPQVFKAFALEAGTTPVYYIYANLLNGLTGGIIWQGSSSTTAASVQNKYIWSIDQNGYLGLAYNVPPYTYSYKAYMSTASPGSNWPQINIATSVDAQIAGGAAISKIKGCINSLTGELTLSVAGRKNILWCGQQMWMSAGLGEDINRGTCIQMFPKVISL
- the RCO1_3 gene encoding transcriptional regulatory protein rco1 (EggNog:ENOG503NYJ4; COG:Q), giving the protein MAHIFHLAPHIDTSPNYSNNELTSPEKVAFPKTDAFRSMNAPSRFEGSVFNLEVTGTIPPDISGTFYRVQPDHRFPPLYEDDIHFNGDGSVTAIRIANGHADFQQKYVETDRYKHETAARRSLFGKYRNPYTDNESVKGVIRTASNTNIVFWRGMLLAMKEDGPPFAMDPDTLETLGRYDFEGQILSPTFCAHPKFDPDTGEMVCFAYECGGDGADCGVDVAVWTVDMDGKKTQEGWYKAPFAGMIHDAGLTKNYLVLALTPIKMKLERLKQGKNKFAWDPEEDQWYAVVPRRGTGDPGEITWFRGDNAFHGHVAGAYELASGEIVFDLTVADGNVFFFFPPDKNVTPSADSIAKRNKLSSPTTRWIFDPKAKKSAIRTPEAGDSDVWVADERVKPAVVWLTNGEFSRIDDRYVTKPYRHFWQAVVDPTRPYDFAKLGPPAGGLFNSLGHYTWGPEHYHTGSTTSSVTNGETKKEKAGLEDVYFPGPTMTFQEPTFIPKEEGAEGEGYLIALLNHLDVLRNDVLIFDAQNLSQGPLAVIHLPLKLKLGLHGNWVDNKDIEEWKARREATGDVGPVKVASEPLPWQKKFQSGRANGQERSF